In the Spirochaetota bacterium genome, CATCGAGAACGAGGCGATGCTCTCATCGCTCCTTGCCGACCTTGCGGCGAAGCGATTCTTTGCCATGGATTTTGAGACGACGGGACTCGATGTGTTCGCATCGAGGATAATCGGCATTTCGTTCAGTATGAAGGCGCATGAGGCGTTCTATATCGATCTCTCGGGGCGCACGCCGCTCGATCGCGAAAAGACGCTTGCTATGGTATGGAAGACGGTGACCGCGCCGGGTATACGCATCGTCGGGCAGAACCTGAAATTCGAGTACAAGGTCTGCCGCGCCGTCGGAGTATCGCTCGATAATATCTATTTTGATACCATGATAGCGTCCTATCTCATCAATCCGGGACAGCGGTATCACAATATGGATTTCACCGCGAAGGAATATCTCGGATACGATACGCTCAAGTACAAGGACATCACCGACAATGCGACGAAGACGCTCCTCGATGTCGATCTAGATACGGTGCTGAAATACGCCTGCGAGGATGCGGACATCACGTTCCGGCTCTACGAGTACTGTGCACCGAAGCTTACGGAGCGCGATCTTGAGAAACTCTTCTTTGAGCTTGAGATGCCGCTCGTGAAGGTGCTCGCGTGCATGGAATATCGCGGGGTGTACATCGATACCGGACGTCTCGCGGAGCTTTCCGACGACTACGGCAAGCGCCTCGCATCGCTCGAGAAGAAGGTGTTCGCCGAGGCGGGGAAGGAATTCAATCTCGGCTCTCCCAAGCAGATAGCGGAAACGCTTTTCGACCATATGCAGCTTGAGCATGGGAAGAAGACGAAGACGGGATATTCCACCGACGAGGAAGTGCTCGCAAAACTTGCCGAAAAGCATGCGATCGCGCGGCATCTCATGGAGCACAGGACATTTTCAAAGCTGAAGAACACCTATGTCGATGTGCTGCCGACGCTCGTGAACAAGGCTACCGGACGCATTCACACGAGCTACAATCAGACGGTGGCGGCGACAGGGCGGCTTTCGTCGAGCGACCCGAACCTCCAGAACATACCGGTCATCGAGGAGGGGCGTTCGATACGTCGGGCGTTCCGTGCGCCCGAGGGCACGTCCCTTATCAGCGCCGATTATTCGCAGATAGAACTGCGCGTACTCGCTCATGTGAGCGGTGACAAAGCCCTCGCGCATGCGTTCGCATCCGGCGAGGATATCCACAGAAAAACGGCGATGCGCCTGTATTCGGTGTCCGAGAAGAACGTAACCCCGTCGATGCGGCATGTCGCGAAGATAATCAATTTCAGCATTGTCTACGGGAAGACGCCGTTCGGATTATCGAAAGAGCTCGGTATATCCCGCGCGGAGGCCGATCAATTCATAAAAAGCTATTTCGCGATGTACGCATCGGTGAAGGATTTCACCCAGGCTGCCGTGGACGGTGCGCGTGATAAGGGCTATGTGGAGACGATAATGGGGCGCCGCCGTACGATAGAGAACATCGCTTCGCGCAATGCGACACTGCGTGCCGAGGCGGAGCGTATCGCCGTGAACACGGTGGTGCAGGGGAGCGCCGCGGACCTTATCAAGATAGCCATGGCCGATTGCGATCGCGAACTTGCCGCACGTCATCCGGATGCGTACGTTATCATGCAGGTGCATGATGAACTCGTCATCGAGACGCCGACGGGGTCCGCCGATGCTGTCGCGGCGCTGATAAAACATGCCATGGAGGATGCCATGCATCTTTCCGTTCCGCTCATCGCGCAGGTGCATGTCGGCGAGAATTGGGGCGATATACACTGAGGACACTCGAACTGAGAGAGCAGCATGCTGCGTGCGCCATCGCATAGAGAACGACATGAACGGATACGGACGATGCTTCCGTCGCTCGCCCGCATGCTCACTGCCTGCATATCCTGCGGTCATGGGTGCGGCGTCAATCGTGTCGCCGGCGCTCGCGGAACATGCAGGACAACGGGAAATTTCCGCAATGCGGAAGTATCATCGCACACGCTCCATTTCGGCGAGGAGCCGCCGCTCGTCGGGAAGGGCGGATCGGGCACCGTGTTCTTCTCGCGATGCAATCTCGCCTGCGTATATTGCCAGAACCATCAGATAAGCCATGAGGGCGCGGGCTCCATCGTCGATCCGGATATGCTCGCCGAGCGGTATCACGACCTTGCCGTGAAAGGCGCGGTCAATATCAATCTGGTCTCGCCGACGCACTATCTCTATCCATTGCTCGAGGCGGTAGCGATAGCGAGCGAACGCGGCATGAACCTTCCGCTCGTCTATAATACCAATGGCTACGATTCCGTTCCGGTGCTGCGGCTCCTTGACGGCATCATCGATATCTATCTCCCGGACGCCAAGTACAGCACGGATGCGCTCGCGAAAAAGTATTCGGGCGCAGAGAATTATGTGTCGGCTAACCGTGCGGCGATACGCGAGATGTACCGCCAGACCGGCGCGCTCGAGGTCCATGAAGGGGTGGCGCGACACGGCACCATCATCCGTCATCTTGTGCTGCCCGATGATATCGCCGGGAGCTATGACCTCCTGCTCTGGCTTTCCGATTCGGGGATGAAGGATGCAACCCTCTCTCTCATGAGCCAATATGCGCCGAAGCATCGCGCGGCAGAACACCCGCCGCTCGCGCGCACGGTCACCGCACAGGAATACCACGATGTGATAGAATACGCTTCGTCGCTCGGGTTCACGCATATCCTCGCGCAGGAGTTGGGGAGCAATGAGGTCTATTTCCCGGATTTCAAGAATGACATGCCGTTCAAGCAGTAGTATCGGGATATTGGTATCGGCGGCGGCCGTCCTTCTCATCCTCTCCGCCGGATATTGTTCGGCGCAGCCGATAACGATAGAGCAGAGATATCTTTCGCTCACCGAAGATGAACTGTCGTCCATCAGTAACGCCCTTGTCGATCTGAGCGAG is a window encoding:
- the polA gene encoding DNA polymerase I, which translates into the protein MKKFLVIDTFGIIYRYYYIMLKNPLVNSKGENTSAIFGFLRTYFSLIEKYPADYTCIALDSTRDTFRQKIYPEYKANRESMPEDLRSQIPLLYELIDAMHLPKLRFDDFEADDIVGTIAELNKKEKVRTIIYSPDKDVMQLVDDNTVVIASDRENNLVEYDREGVFKRRGVYPERIIDLLALMGDASDNIPGVPGVGEKTALKLITDFGSLDGVYENIEVIQGKLKEKLVNGREKAYLSRELCTIKRDIDIGLPYSAFEKQAADVSQTLAILDRLELRAIRKKVEVFIGGSSAAVPNEASSESAQSEKFIPPAVEKPKADVPPVHYYLIENEAMLSSLLADLAAKRFFAMDFETTGLDVFASRIIGISFSMKAHEAFYIDLSGRTPLDREKTLAMVWKTVTAPGIRIVGQNLKFEYKVCRAVGVSLDNIYFDTMIASYLINPGQRYHNMDFTAKEYLGYDTLKYKDITDNATKTLLDVDLDTVLKYACEDADITFRLYEYCAPKLTERDLEKLFFELEMPLVKVLACMEYRGVYIDTGRLAELSDDYGKRLASLEKKVFAEAGKEFNLGSPKQIAETLFDHMQLEHGKKTKTGYSTDEEVLAKLAEKHAIARHLMEHRTFSKLKNTYVDVLPTLVNKATGRIHTSYNQTVAATGRLSSSDPNLQNIPVIEEGRSIRRAFRAPEGTSLISADYSQIELRVLAHVSGDKALAHAFASGEDIHRKTAMRLYSVSEKNVTPSMRHVAKIINFSIVYGKTPFGLSKELGISRAEADQFIKSYFAMYASVKDFTQAAVDGARDKGYVETIMGRRRTIENIASRNATLRAEAERIAVNTVVQGSAADLIKIAMADCDRELAARHPDAYVIMQVHDELVIETPTGSADAVAALIKHAMEDAMHLSVPLIAQVHVGENWGDIH
- a CDS encoding radical SAM protein, which encodes MLRAPSHRERHERIRTMLPSLARMLTACISCGHGCGVNRVAGARGTCRTTGNFRNAEVSSHTLHFGEEPPLVGKGGSGTVFFSRCNLACVYCQNHQISHEGAGSIVDPDMLAERYHDLAVKGAVNINLVSPTHYLYPLLEAVAIASERGMNLPLVYNTNGYDSVPVLRLLDGIIDIYLPDAKYSTDALAKKYSGAENYVSANRAAIREMYRQTGALEVHEGVARHGTIIRHLVLPDDIAGSYDLLLWLSDSGMKDATLSLMSQYAPKHRAAEHPPLARTVTAQEYHDVIEYASSLGFTHILAQELGSNEVYFPDFKNDMPFKQ